The Virgibacillus dokdonensis genome includes a window with the following:
- a CDS encoding thiamine pyrophosphate-dependent dehydrogenase E1 component subunit alpha, which translates to MSKKDYKALGLTEEQVLDIYRTMLLARKIDERMWLLNRAGKIPFVISCQGQEAAQVGAAFALNREKDYVAPYYRDMGVVLAFGMTTTDLMLSGFAKAEDPNSGGRQMPGHFGQKKNRILTGSSPVTTQLPHAVGVALAAKMKHDPVVSFVTLGEGSSNQGDFHEGLNFAGVHKLPVITMVENNKYAISVPLEKQIASKTVAERAQSYGMPGITVDGNDPLAVYDAVKQAHERALQGEGPTLIEAVSYRLTAHSSDDDDRLYRESDEVEEAKKKDAIITFAKYLKDVGVLTDEIEKEMNEVIQQEVNDATDYAENAAYAKPEETLKFVYEE; encoded by the coding sequence ATGTCAAAAAAAGACTATAAAGCTTTAGGGCTTACTGAAGAGCAAGTTTTAGATATTTATCGCACCATGTTGCTTGCTCGAAAAATAGATGAAAGAATGTGGTTACTTAATCGCGCTGGGAAAATTCCTTTTGTTATTTCTTGTCAAGGACAGGAGGCAGCCCAAGTTGGAGCCGCTTTTGCCTTAAACCGGGAAAAAGATTATGTGGCTCCATATTATCGAGACATGGGAGTGGTGTTGGCGTTTGGTATGACAACAACGGATTTAATGCTATCTGGTTTTGCTAAAGCGGAAGATCCAAATTCTGGTGGAAGACAAATGCCTGGGCATTTTGGTCAAAAGAAAAATCGTATACTAACGGGTTCTTCACCTGTAACGACACAACTTCCACATGCAGTTGGCGTTGCACTTGCTGCAAAAATGAAGCATGACCCCGTTGTTTCGTTTGTAACATTAGGAGAAGGTTCATCCAACCAAGGTGACTTCCATGAAGGGTTGAATTTTGCAGGTGTACATAAGCTTCCTGTTATTACAATGGTAGAAAATAATAAATATGCCATCTCCGTCCCACTGGAAAAGCAAATTGCGAGTAAGACCGTAGCTGAACGAGCACAATCATACGGAATGCCGGGAATTACTGTGGATGGGAATGATCCCTTAGCAGTTTATGATGCTGTCAAACAAGCGCATGAACGAGCGTTGCAGGGAGAAGGACCAACATTAATAGAAGCTGTTTCTTATCGGTTAACTGCTCACTCTAGTGATGATGATGATCGACTATATCGAGAAAGTGATGAAGTAGAGGAAGCAAAGAAAAAAGATGCGATTATTACATTTGCGAAGTATTTAAAGGATGTTGGCGTATTAACAGATGAAATTGAGAAAGAAATGAATGAAGTCATTCAACAAGAAGTAAATGATGCTACAGATTACGCAGAAAATGCTGCTTACGCAAAACCAGAAGAAACATTAAAATTTGTATATGAAGAGTAA
- a CDS encoding alpha-ketoacid dehydrogenase subunit beta, whose protein sequence is MPVMSYIQAITTALREEMQRDENVFVLGEDVGKKGGVFRATDGLYETFGEARVLDTPLAESAIAGVGIGAAMYGIRPVAEMQFADFIMPAVNQIISEAAKIRYRSNNDWHAPITIRAPYGGGVHGALYHSQSVEAVFANQPGLKIVMPSTPYDVKGLLKSAIRDNDPVLFFEHKRAYRLLKEEVPEDDYVLPIGKADIKREGSDITVITYGLCVHFALQAAEKIAEDGISAHVLDLRTVYPLDQAAIIEAAKKTGKVLLITEDNKEGSIIGEVAAIIAENCLFDLDAPVQRLAGPDVPSMPYAPTMEKFFMINPDKVEKAMRELAEF, encoded by the coding sequence ATGCCAGTAATGTCCTATATTCAAGCAATAACCACTGCTTTACGAGAAGAAATGCAACGAGATGAAAACGTGTTTGTCTTAGGAGAAGATGTTGGAAAAAAAGGCGGAGTTTTTCGTGCCACGGATGGACTGTATGAAACATTTGGAGAAGCTCGAGTTTTGGATACGCCACTTGCAGAATCAGCTATTGCCGGAGTTGGCATAGGAGCAGCGATGTATGGCATACGCCCTGTAGCAGAAATGCAGTTTGCAGACTTCATTATGCCAGCAGTAAATCAAATTATTTCTGAAGCAGCTAAAATACGCTATCGCTCTAATAATGATTGGCATGCGCCAATAACGATTCGCGCTCCGTATGGTGGTGGAGTCCATGGCGCTTTATATCACTCCCAATCCGTAGAGGCTGTATTTGCTAATCAACCAGGCTTGAAAATTGTTATGCCATCCACACCTTATGATGTGAAGGGATTACTTAAGTCAGCAATACGCGATAATGATCCAGTGCTCTTTTTTGAACATAAACGCGCATACCGCTTATTAAAAGAGGAGGTACCAGAAGACGATTATGTACTTCCTATTGGAAAAGCAGATATTAAGAGGGAGGGGTCTGACATTACCGTCATTACATACGGTCTTTGTGTCCATTTTGCTTTACAAGCAGCAGAAAAAATAGCAGAAGATGGAATTAGTGCACATGTGTTAGATTTACGAACCGTATATCCTTTGGATCAAGCGGCTATTATTGAAGCTGCAAAGAAAACTGGTAAAGTGCTATTAATTACAGAAGACAATAAAGAAGGCAGTATTATTGGTGAAGTTGCAGCGATCATTGCTGAAAATTGTTTATTTGATTTAGATGCTCCTGTACAACGGCTAGCAGGTCCTGACGTTCCATCCATGCCATATGCACCGACGATGGAAAAGTTCTTTATGATAAATCCTGATAAAGTAGAAAAAGCCATGCGTGAATTAGCGGAATTTTAA
- a CDS encoding dihydrolipoamide acetyltransferase family protein: MAIEKINMPQLGESVTEGTISSWLVQAGDEVNKYDPIAEVLTDKVNAEVPSSYSGKIKEIVAQEGDTIEVGELMCYIDTGDEPGSKQEQRSSSPTEAVEHKETEASSDQSMKKRYSPAVLRLAQEHDIDLEQVTGSGKAGRITRKDVEKIIASGKIPEPSKVAFQTEEQVSPKEVKPLNKSVSGTYPGDVEIPVTGVRKVIAQNMVRSTQEIPHAWMTVEVDVTDLVTYRNKVKDTFKTREGYGLTFFAFFVKAVAQALKEFPQLNSTWAEDKIIQRKDVNISIAVAKEQELFVPVIHHADDKSIKGIAKQIHELAVKARTGKLTADDMKGGTFTVNNTGSFGSIHSMGVINHPQAAILQVESIVKRPVIVNDMFAARNMVNLSLSLDHRILDGLICGQFLARVKAILEQMNEHTMNVY; the protein is encoded by the coding sequence ATGGCAATAGAAAAAATTAATATGCCCCAGTTAGGTGAGAGTGTAACGGAAGGCACCATCAGTTCTTGGCTCGTACAGGCTGGGGATGAAGTAAACAAATATGATCCGATTGCTGAGGTTCTAACAGATAAAGTAAATGCTGAAGTCCCATCTTCTTATAGTGGAAAGATTAAAGAAATAGTTGCTCAAGAAGGCGACACAATTGAAGTTGGAGAACTAATGTGTTATATCGACACTGGTGATGAACCAGGATCAAAACAGGAACAGCGTAGTAGTTCACCTACTGAAGCTGTTGAACATAAAGAAACGGAAGCTAGTTCAGATCAATCTATGAAAAAACGCTATTCTCCTGCTGTGCTACGTTTAGCTCAAGAACACGATATTGATTTGGAACAAGTGACAGGTTCAGGGAAAGCAGGAAGAATCACTAGAAAAGATGTGGAGAAGATTATTGCGTCTGGTAAAATTCCTGAACCAAGTAAAGTTGCATTTCAAACGGAAGAACAAGTGTCACCAAAGGAAGTTAAACCATTGAATAAATCGGTATCTGGAACTTATCCTGGCGATGTAGAAATTCCTGTTACTGGAGTACGCAAAGTAATTGCACAAAATATGGTACGTTCTACACAAGAAATACCGCATGCTTGGATGACGGTGGAAGTAGATGTGACGGATTTAGTAACTTACAGAAACAAGGTTAAAGACACGTTTAAAACAAGAGAAGGTTACGGACTAACTTTTTTCGCCTTTTTTGTCAAAGCTGTAGCTCAAGCTTTAAAAGAATTCCCGCAATTAAATAGTACGTGGGCGGAAGATAAGATTATTCAACGTAAGGATGTTAATATTTCGATCGCTGTAGCAAAAGAGCAAGAATTGTTTGTTCCAGTGATCCATCATGCTGATGATAAAAGCATTAAAGGCATTGCAAAACAAATTCACGAATTAGCTGTTAAGGCGCGAACGGGAAAACTAACTGCTGATGATATGAAAGGTGGGACTTTTACTGTTAATAATACGGGGTCATTTGGTTCCATTCATTCTATGGGTGTAATTAACCATCCACAAGCAGCTATTTTACAAGTGGAGTCCATAGTAAAACGTCCAGTAATTGTTAATGATATGTTTGCTGCTAGAAACATGGTGAATTTATCTTTATCTCTGGATCATAGGATATTAGATGGATTGATTTGCGGTCAATTTTTAGCTCGAGTAAAAGCTATATTAGAACAAATGAACGAACATACTATGAATGTCTATTAG
- a CDS encoding BrxA/BrxB family bacilliredoxin has translation MDFNIFMNDVVNAAREDIREAGYEELTTPEAVDEALSRKGTTLVMVNSVCGCAGGIARPAAANAVHYDKRPDHLVTVFAGQDKEATERARTYFEGYSPSSPSFAFLKDGKIVTMLERHDIEGHNAIDVIGNLQQIFEQHCEEV, from the coding sequence ATGGATTTTAATATATTTATGAATGATGTTGTAAATGCTGCAAGAGAAGATATAAGAGAAGCAGGGTATGAAGAGCTCACAACACCAGAGGCTGTTGATGAGGCGTTGTCTCGAAAAGGAACAACCCTCGTTATGGTTAATTCCGTATGCGGTTGTGCAGGAGGTATTGCTAGACCTGCGGCTGCAAATGCAGTTCATTATGATAAACGACCTGACCATTTAGTAACCGTATTTGCAGGTCAGGATAAAGAAGCTACGGAAAGGGCAAGAACATATTTTGAAGGATATTCACCATCTTCTCCTTCCTTTGCGTTCCTGAAGGATGGGAAAATAGTAACGATGTTGGAGCGTCATGATATTGAAGGTCATAATGCTATTGATGTAATTGGCAACTTGCAACAAATTTTTGAACAACATTGTGAAGAAGTTTAA
- a CDS encoding aromatic acid exporter family protein has translation MKIGYRTIKTAIGTPIAIWVAQLLGVTNFVSAGILTILCIQPSRKQSFLSAWNRFLACIIASVFSIIFFYYIGYHPLVLGLLFLIFIPITVIFNITQGIATSSVIILNLYGANYLDINFLVDQFLLIVIGIGTGLVMNLYMPSLDRKLKEKQQDLEENFQFVLYEIALYVRNKNIDWDGKEIKRIGEILDETNDLVERDKENHLLRSKHIYRDYFKMRTRQFELLQRMLPLVTRLPKKDTISEKIADFFEDLSKAVHPGNTAIIYLERLENLRKEFDEEELPCSKEEFETRANLFRLLHDIEDYLIVKMKYKESDVVKKKKQLET, from the coding sequence TTGAAGATTGGGTATCGAACAATTAAAACAGCTATCGGAACTCCAATTGCTATATGGGTTGCGCAATTGTTAGGTGTAACAAACTTTGTTTCCGCTGGTATTTTAACCATTTTATGTATTCAGCCATCAAGAAAACAATCCTTCTTAAGTGCATGGAACAGATTCTTGGCTTGTATTATCGCATCTGTTTTTTCCATCATTTTCTTTTATTATATTGGTTATCACCCATTAGTTCTTGGACTATTGTTTTTGATTTTTATTCCAATAACTGTAATTTTTAATATTACGCAAGGTATAGCTACCAGCTCCGTTATCATCTTAAATTTATATGGAGCAAATTATTTAGATATAAACTTTTTAGTGGATCAATTTCTATTAATTGTTATAGGCATTGGAACTGGGCTCGTAATGAATCTATATATGCCAAGTTTAGACCGGAAATTAAAGGAGAAACAACAAGACTTAGAGGAAAATTTTCAATTTGTTTTATATGAAATTGCTCTCTATGTACGGAATAAAAATATTGATTGGGATGGAAAAGAAATTAAGAGAATCGGAGAAATTCTGGACGAGACAAACGATTTAGTCGAACGGGATAAGGAAAATCATCTATTACGAAGCAAACATATTTATCGAGACTATTTCAAAATGCGCACACGTCAATTTGAATTATTACAAAGGATGCTACCATTAGTTACAAGGCTACCAAAAAAGGACACTATTTCGGAAAAAATAGCTGATTTTTTTGAGGATTTGTCAAAGGCTGTCCATCCTGGAAACACAGCAATTATCTATCTAGAACGATTAGAAAATCTACGCAAAGAGTTTGATGAGGAAGAACTTCCTTGTTCCAAAGAGGAATTTGAGACAAGGGCAAACCTCTTCCGTTTGTTGCATGATATTGAAGATTATTTGATTGTGAAGATGAAATATAAAGAAAGTGATGTTGTTAAAAAAAAGAAGCAATTGGAAACTTAA
- the prli42 gene encoding stressosome-associated protein Prli42, which translates to MSRQSKRQRRTKIVVYIMIIAMLLSTITTGLMMFI; encoded by the coding sequence ATGTCCCGACAATCTAAGCGTCAACGCAGAACAAAAATTGTTGTCTATATTATGATTATAGCGATGCTTCTCTCCACTATAACAACAGGACTTATGATGTTTATATAA
- the mce gene encoding methylmalonyl-CoA epimerase, which yields MSEYLSKPKQIAHIGIAVRSINNVLPFYTQILGLQVTRRELLERELVSIAFLPIGESYLELMEPLSQKSTIFQFIERYGEGVHHVALGVNQLSNRIQKCKQHHIPLVDDYPRKGAWDNYVAFIHPKAANGVLFELCERRTTTKGYV from the coding sequence ATGTCTGAATATTTATCTAAGCCAAAACAAATTGCGCATATTGGCATTGCTGTACGTTCAATTAACAATGTATTACCTTTTTATACACAAATATTAGGATTACAAGTTACAAGGCGTGAATTATTAGAAAGGGAGCTCGTTTCCATTGCCTTTTTACCTATTGGAGAAAGCTACTTAGAATTGATGGAACCATTGAGTCAAAAGTCTACTATTTTTCAGTTTATTGAGAGATATGGTGAAGGCGTTCATCATGTGGCATTGGGTGTTAACCAACTATCTAATCGTATACAAAAATGCAAACAGCACCACATTCCTTTAGTGGATGATTACCCAAGGAAGGGAGCGTGGGATAACTACGTCGCATTTATACACCCTAAAGCAGCAAACGGCGTTTTGTTTGAACTTTGTGAAAGGAGGACAACCACAAAAGGATATGTATGA
- a CDS encoding carboxyl transferase domain-containing protein, translated as MQEGVAALNGYGQVFCRNVRYSGVIPQNSVILGPSAGRTVYSPAITDFVIMVQGTSHCLLQDRKLWSKLREKRLLNNNLVEHIFTIPKVGVQTSLLKPKKKH; from the coding sequence ATTCAAGAAGGTGTAGCTGCTTTAAATGGTTATGGTCAAGTTTTTTGTAGAAATGTTCGATATTCAGGTGTTATTCCACAAAATTCCGTCATCTTAGGCCCAAGCGCAGGTAGAACTGTCTATTCACCAGCAATAACAGATTTTGTTATTATGGTGCAAGGTACATCACATTGTTTATTACAGGACCGAAAATTATGGAGCAAGTTACGGGAGAAAAGGTTACTCAATAACAACTTGGTGGAGCATATATTTACAATTCCAAAAGTAGGAGTGCAAACTTCCTTGCTAAAACCAAAAAAGAAGCATTGA
- a CDS encoding carboxyl transferase domain-containing protein, producing MEVHAYFFRNIVVSFTTIAGIKVGLVANQPKYVARSLDLDTSNKAARFIRFYDAFQISLVTFVDETVFFLE from the coding sequence TTGGAAGTACATGCATATTTTTTTAGAAACATCGTAGTTAGTTTTACGACTATTGCAGGAATAAAGGTTGGCCTCGTTGCCAATCAACCTAAATATGTAGCTAGAAGTCTGGATTTAGATACCAGCAATAAAGCTGCTCGGTTTATTCGTTTTTATGATGCATTCCAAATTTCGCTTGTGACATTTGTAGATGAAACTGTTTTTTTCCTGGAGTAA
- a CDS encoding M20/M25/M40 family metallo-hydrolase, producing the protein MVNEKRLVEEFLELVQTDSETGNEGKIASVLKSKFEALGIEVMEDDSKSTTGHGAGNLICNWKGDIANAETIYFTSHMDTVVPGEKIKPVIKEGWITSDGTTILGADDKVGLAAILETVRVFNEQKISHGDIQFIITVGEESGLVGAKALNTSLLQANYGYALDSNGNVGDIIVAAPTQAKLHATIKGKTAHAGVAPEKGISAITLAAKAIAKMPLGRIDEETTANIGRFEGGKQTNIVVDHVEILAEARSLVPEKMEAQVQKMKEAFEQTAKELGGEAEVIVKVMYPGFKQKAGDKVVEVARKAAQTLGIESQLLQSGGGSDANVISGYGIPTVNLAVGYEEIHTTNERMKVEDLVKVTELVIAIIQEAAKN; encoded by the coding sequence ATGGTGAATGAGAAGCGTTTAGTTGAAGAATTTTTAGAACTTGTACAAACTGATTCAGAAACAGGCAACGAAGGAAAAATTGCATCTGTTTTAAAAAGTAAATTTGAAGCACTAGGTATTGAAGTCATGGAAGATGATAGCAAATCTACGACAGGTCATGGTGCAGGAAACCTAATCTGTAATTGGAAAGGGGATATTGCTAACGCTGAGACCATTTACTTTACTTCTCATATGGATACAGTTGTACCTGGTGAAAAGATTAAACCAGTCATCAAAGAAGGATGGATTACTTCAGATGGCACAACTATTTTAGGTGCTGATGATAAAGTTGGTTTGGCTGCGATTCTTGAAACAGTTCGCGTCTTTAATGAACAAAAAATAAGTCATGGTGACATTCAATTTATAATAACAGTTGGCGAAGAATCTGGATTAGTAGGAGCAAAAGCTTTAAATACCTCTTTATTACAAGCAAATTATGGATATGCATTAGACAGTAACGGTAATGTGGGAGATATTATAGTGGCTGCACCAACGCAAGCGAAGCTCCATGCAACTATAAAAGGTAAAACAGCTCATGCGGGTGTAGCACCAGAAAAAGGGATATCTGCAATTACGTTAGCGGCAAAAGCAATTGCTAAAATGCCATTAGGAAGAATTGATGAGGAAACAACTGCAAACATAGGTCGTTTTGAAGGCGGAAAGCAAACAAATATTGTAGTAGACCATGTAGAAATTTTAGCAGAGGCTAGATCTCTCGTTCCAGAAAAGATGGAAGCGCAAGTTCAGAAAATGAAAGAAGCTTTTGAACAAACGGCAAAAGAACTTGGTGGAGAAGCAGAAGTTATTGTTAAAGTGATGTACCCTGGTTTTAAGCAAAAAGCTGGAGATAAAGTGGTAGAAGTAGCTAGAAAAGCTGCTCAAACGCTTGGAATCGAAAGTCAATTACTTCAAAGTGGTGGAGGTAGCGATGCCAATGTCATTTCAGGGTATGGTATACCAACAGTTAATTTAGCTGTCGGATATGAAGAAATTCATACGACGAATGAACGGATGAAAGTAGAAGACTTGGTGAAAGTTACAGAACTCGTGATAGCAATTATTCAGGAAGCAGCTAAAAATTAA
- a CDS encoding DNA polymerase IV produces the protein MNKGTEKQRRIIFHVDMNSFYASVEMAYDPSLKGKPLAIAGNPEERKGIVVTSSYEARAKGVKTTMNVWQAKKLCPDLLVMRPNFSRYRAASKAVFKIFSEYTTIVQPVSIDEGFMDVTEIAKDIHAVDLAQEIQQRILRELDLPSSIGIAPNKFLAKMASDMKKPLGLTVLRKRELPTKLWPMPVGEMYGVGEKTATKLNKAGIYTIGDLAKKDVYHLKQFLGINGERLQNRANGVDKRPVDPNAIYDFKSIGNSKTLPSDTTDDEEIYTLLKELANKVEQRMKRKKTVGKSVQLTIRYHDRRTITRSKKLRYYVHGAKDILTEVYDLLQKHWNMEPIRLLGITIADLEEGQQIAKQLDLFTYQNEAGKEKLYDAIDYLTSKYGKNPFIHIEDIDSIDAQQPTTSFQKDFLDDYKNDRN, from the coding sequence ATGAATAAGGGTACCGAGAAACAAAGAAGAATTATTTTCCATGTCGATATGAATAGCTTTTATGCTTCCGTGGAGATGGCTTATGATCCTAGCCTTAAAGGAAAGCCGTTAGCTATTGCTGGTAATCCTGAGGAAAGAAAAGGGATCGTGGTGACGAGTAGTTATGAAGCTCGAGCCAAAGGAGTTAAAACAACAATGAACGTATGGCAAGCAAAAAAATTATGTCCTGATTTGCTTGTAATGCGACCTAATTTTTCACGGTATCGAGCAGCTTCTAAGGCGGTATTTAAAATATTTTCTGAGTATACTACAATCGTACAGCCTGTATCTATTGATGAAGGTTTTATGGATGTTACAGAAATTGCAAAGGATATTCACGCTGTTGATCTAGCTCAAGAAATACAACAACGAATATTGAGGGAACTTGATTTACCAAGTAGTATTGGCATTGCGCCTAATAAATTTCTAGCTAAAATGGCTTCAGATATGAAAAAACCTTTAGGTTTAACCGTGCTAAGAAAGCGCGAATTACCTACTAAATTGTGGCCGATGCCAGTTGGAGAAATGTATGGGGTTGGCGAAAAAACTGCTACTAAGTTAAATAAAGCAGGCATTTATACTATTGGAGATTTAGCAAAAAAGGATGTATATCATTTAAAACAATTCCTTGGAATAAATGGTGAGCGATTACAAAACAGGGCAAATGGTGTAGATAAGCGTCCTGTCGATCCAAATGCAATATATGATTTTAAAAGTATCGGTAACTCTAAAACACTTCCTTCTGACACTACGGATGACGAAGAAATATATACTTTACTAAAAGAATTAGCGAATAAAGTAGAACAGAGAATGAAACGAAAAAAAACCGTAGGAAAGAGTGTACAGTTAACGATTCGTTATCATGATCGGCGCACGATTACTCGTAGTAAAAAGCTACGTTATTATGTACATGGTGCAAAAGATATTTTAACAGAGGTATATGACCTGCTACAAAAACATTGGAATATGGAACCTATTCGTTTGCTAGGAATAACGATAGCTGACTTAGAAGAAGGGCAACAAATTGCAAAACAGTTGGATTTATTTACGTATCAAAATGAGGCAGGAAAAGAGAAATTATACGATGCAATTGATTATTTGACCAGTAAATACGGTAAAAACCCGTTTATTCATATAGAAGATATTGACTCCATAGATGCACAGCAACCAACAACAAGCTTTCAAAAAGATTTTCTAGACGATTATAAAAACGACAGAAATTAA
- a CDS encoding aldehyde dehydrogenase, protein MDYSVRKQQLQKVKSMLKENEASIYQALKADLNKSKHETLTTELGFLYMEIDHTLKQLQNWMEPIKVAAPITHKGTKNYILKEPFGVCLVISPWNYPLQLALAPAIGALAAGNCVIIKPSEEAKATSALLRKMIDNYFDPSFLTVVEGEKETAQELLQQRFDYIFFTGSTAIGRIIMQKASKHLTPVTLELGGKSPVIVDKDANINLAAKRIAWGKFTNAGQTCVAPDYLYVHEKVKFKLIKSMKKYIRSFYGRTPLNNKDYIRIINEKHFNRLSKFLANGSILHGGATDPLTLKIEPTLLDKITWEDSVMQEEIFGPILPILTFEEIEEAVSVIRKQEKPLALYYFGENGHTQQQIMQYLSFGGGSINDTVLHLANPHLPFGGVGESGMGAYHGKFSFDTFSHKKSIMKQSTKFDVPFRYPGGKISDSILKKIMK, encoded by the coding sequence ATGGATTATAGCGTTCGTAAGCAACAATTACAAAAAGTAAAATCAATGTTAAAGGAAAATGAAGCAAGTATCTATCAAGCATTAAAAGCAGACTTAAATAAATCCAAACATGAAACATTAACAACTGAATTAGGCTTTTTATATATGGAGATTGATCATACTCTAAAACAATTACAAAATTGGATGGAACCAATTAAAGTAGCTGCACCAATTACGCATAAAGGTACAAAAAATTATATATTGAAGGAGCCATTCGGTGTTTGTTTAGTAATTTCACCTTGGAATTATCCATTACAACTAGCTCTGGCTCCTGCAATCGGTGCTTTAGCCGCAGGAAACTGTGTCATCATTAAGCCTTCGGAAGAAGCAAAAGCAACATCAGCATTATTAAGAAAAATGATTGATAATTATTTTGACCCTTCTTTCTTAACAGTTGTAGAAGGTGAAAAGGAGACTGCTCAAGAATTATTGCAACAACGCTTTGATTACATTTTTTTCACAGGAAGTACCGCTATCGGTAGAATTATAATGCAGAAAGCGAGTAAGCATCTAACACCTGTTACATTAGAACTTGGTGGTAAAAGCCCTGTCATTGTTGATAAAGACGCAAATATTAACCTAGCAGCTAAAAGAATTGCATGGGGGAAATTTACCAACGCAGGACAAACTTGTGTAGCTCCAGATTATTTGTATGTACATGAGAAAGTAAAATTTAAATTAATTAAATCCATGAAAAAATATATTCGCAGTTTCTATGGACGGACCCCATTAAATAATAAAGACTATATCCGAATAATTAATGAAAAACATTTTAATCGCCTATCTAAATTCCTTGCTAACGGTTCCATTTTACACGGCGGTGCGACGGATCCGCTAACATTAAAAATAGAACCAACCCTTCTAGATAAAATCACGTGGGAAGATTCTGTGATGCAAGAAGAGATTTTTGGCCCTATTTTGCCTATATTAACGTTTGAAGAAATTGAAGAGGCAGTGAGCGTCATACGTAAACAAGAAAAACCATTAGCTTTATATTATTTTGGAGAAAATGGGCACACACAGCAGCAAATCATGCAATACTTATCTTTTGGTGGTGGTAGTATTAATGATACCGTTCTGCATTTGGCGAATCCACATCTTCCTTTTGGTGGCGTTGGTGAGAGCGGAATGGGAGCTTATCACGGTAAGTTCAGTTTTGATACATTTTCTCATAAAAAAAGCATTATGAAACAATCCACCAAATTTGATGTACCGTTTCGTTATCCAGGCGGAAAAATATCCGATAGCATTTTGAAAAAAATCATGAAATAA
- the rnz gene encoding ribonuclease Z — translation MEVVFLGTGAGVPSKERNVSAIALSLLQEQNSVWLFDCGEATQHQILQTNIKPRKVNKIFITHMHGDHIYGLPGFLSSRSFQGGNNPVTVYGPKGLKQYIETSLTLSETHLSYPLSFVEVTDQMIIETEHFQIYVQSLDHGIPCFGYRVVERDKPGELLVHKLKKMGIEPGPIYKEIKKNEYVIVPDIGTIYRKDVVGEPKRGRIISVIGDTRFSKLHRKLANHADLLIHEATFGKDKQNLAHRYYHSTTLQAAQLAKESNCKRLIITHISSRYQQKENEQLLQEAREIFPNTELANDFSKFTIT, via the coding sequence ATGGAAGTAGTTTTTCTAGGTACTGGAGCTGGCGTTCCCTCCAAAGAAAGAAATGTTTCTGCTATCGCGTTATCATTACTACAAGAACAGAATAGTGTTTGGTTATTTGATTGTGGAGAAGCAACACAACACCAGATCTTGCAAACGAATATCAAGCCACGCAAAGTTAATAAGATATTTATTACGCATATGCATGGCGATCACATTTATGGTTTACCAGGTTTTTTAAGTAGCCGTTCTTTTCAAGGGGGAAACAATCCTGTAACTGTCTATGGCCCAAAAGGTTTAAAACAATATATTGAAACAAGTCTAACCTTGAGTGAGACACACTTGTCTTATCCGTTATCATTCGTGGAAGTAACGGATCAAATGATCATTGAAACAGAGCATTTTCAAATATATGTTCAGTCATTAGATCATGGTATACCATGCTTTGGTTATCGAGTTGTTGAAAGAGATAAGCCAGGTGAGTTACTTGTTCACAAACTAAAGAAAATGGGTATTGAACCTGGTCCTATCTATAAGGAAATTAAAAAAAATGAGTACGTAATAGTACCCGATATTGGAACTATTTATCGTAAGGATGTGGTTGGTGAACCAAAACGAGGAAGGATTATATCTGTAATCGGTGATACAAGGTTTTCTAAGCTTCACAGAAAGCTTGCTAATCATGCAGATTTACTTATTCATGAAGCGACATTTGGCAAAGACAAGCAAAACCTTGCCCACCGTTACTATCATTCCACAACGTTACAGGCTGCTCAATTAGCCAAGGAAAGCAATTGTAAACGTCTAATAATTACACATATTTCGTCAAGGTATCAACAAAAAGAAAACGAGCAACTTTTACAGGAAGCCCGAGAAATATTTCCTAATACAGAATTGGCTAATGATTTTTCAAAGTTTACCATTACATAA